One genomic window of Phycisphaerales bacterium includes the following:
- a CDS encoding C45 family peptidase — translation MTFRAMRDGDDLDRAFEAYWPAYQAWMAKARPKLSAKATREKLEEHVPSLVPAFEHLLERFGGSAAVARFLTLYRPPPLVRGCTQAIWQGEGGPALVRNYDHAPHLADGIVLHATWDGVETLCMTDCVFGALDGVNEHGLCVALAFGGRQVSGDGFAAPLLVRHALQACKTAPEAAEAIARVPCSMTYTFVCLDASGEHATVYAAPDRPARIDHATASANHQGKVEWPQYAASCKTVERVHAASDLLDAPGQTLDGLTQGFLRRPIYRTGYAKGSGTLYTSVYTPGDRALDLRWPSARMRQSLDRFEPAVVDAALGLARSP, via the coding sequence ATGACTTTCCGCGCCATGCGAGACGGCGATGACCTCGACCGCGCGTTCGAGGCCTACTGGCCGGCGTATCAGGCGTGGATGGCCAAGGCCAGGCCCAAGCTCAGCGCCAAGGCCACCCGCGAGAAGCTGGAAGAGCACGTTCCATCGCTCGTTCCCGCGTTCGAGCACCTGCTCGAGCGTTTCGGTGGATCGGCCGCGGTCGCGCGGTTCCTCACGCTCTACCGCCCCCCGCCGCTGGTGCGCGGTTGCACGCAGGCGATCTGGCAGGGCGAGGGCGGCCCCGCGCTCGTGCGAAACTACGACCACGCGCCGCACCTGGCCGACGGGATCGTCCTACACGCGACATGGGACGGCGTCGAGACGCTGTGCATGACCGACTGCGTGTTCGGCGCGCTCGACGGCGTCAACGAGCACGGGCTGTGCGTCGCGCTCGCCTTCGGCGGGCGGCAGGTCTCGGGCGATGGCTTCGCGGCACCGCTCCTGGTTCGCCATGCGCTGCAAGCCTGCAAGACGGCACCCGAAGCGGCCGAGGCCATCGCGAGGGTTCCGTGCTCCATGACCTACACGTTCGTGTGCCTCGACGCCTCGGGCGAGCACGCGACGGTGTACGCCGCGCCCGACCGGCCCGCACGCATCGACCACGCGACGGCGAGCGCGAACCACCAGGGAAAGGTCGAGTGGCCGCAGTACGCCGCGTCGTGCAAGACGGTCGAACGCGTGCACGCGGCCAGCGACCTGCTAGACGCTCCGGGCCAGACGCTCGACGGCCTCACGCAGGGATTCCTCCGGCGACCGATCTATCGGACCGGGTACGCGAAGGGCTCGGGAACCCTGTACACCAGCGTGTACACGCCCGGCGATCGCGCGCTCGACCTGCGGTGGCCCTCGGCACGCATGCGGCAGTCGCTCGACCGATTCGAGCCCGCCGTCGTCGACGCCGCCCTCGGCCTCGCGAGATCGCCGTGA
- a CDS encoding transcriptional repressor, producing MDELSPNRAPSSETPAIRITEPLCAVFRQKLKAEGQKYTPERAQVLDAIIQIDRIFEAEQVIDELRKRGHRVSKATVYRTIHLLQEAGILQRVLTEGDQAQYQLAYGESPSDTLVRLDTREIVSIDVPELAEIRDRICRELGLAPQGHRLQIFAVAPDAAGG from the coding sequence ATGGATGAGCTCTCACCGAACCGCGCGCCATCTTCCGAGACCCCTGCGATCCGCATTACCGAGCCGCTGTGCGCGGTCTTCCGGCAGAAGCTCAAGGCCGAAGGCCAGAAGTACACGCCCGAACGGGCCCAGGTGCTCGACGCGATCATCCAGATCGACCGCATCTTCGAGGCAGAGCAGGTCATCGACGAGCTCCGCAAGCGCGGGCACCGCGTGAGCAAGGCCACCGTCTATCGCACGATCCACCTCCTACAGGAGGCCGGCATCCTCCAGCGCGTGCTCACCGAAGGCGACCAAGCCCAGTACCAGCTTGCCTACGGCGAGAGCCCCAGCGACACGCTCGTGCGGCTCGACACCCGCGAGATCGTTTCGATTGACGTACCTGAGCTTGCCGAGATCCGCGATCGAATCTGCAGGGAGCTCGGCCTGGCACCGCAGGGCCATCGGCTGCAAATCTTCGCGGTCGCGCCCGATGCCGCAGGTGGCTAG
- a CDS encoding biotin carboxylase has translation MTTVTTPSTSQQPNTPASRPTNMVKSKPLTSNISKRKKKGTLHGISEIRRYFYRNTEPIYFISATNFNLLGIDEWVRNFTYINYIDCFDKQHPNVFVPDERPHEPFESIEDINNYLLRHPDVRALIKNRGKDHKTNGKAVFLMFDETTEKLCRELDLEVCFPPASLRTQVDDKMETTRIGNRARVHSVPNKLVRVKSFEDLRSKTKKLGDDVVIQTAYGDSGHTTFFVKDEADFAKHEADITSAPEVKVMKRIRCRGSALEACVTRHGTIVGPLMTELVGFKELTPYRGGWCGNEVFAGAFDKRIRKNARRAAMAFGDELREMGYRGYFEIDYLTDLDTGKVYLGECNPRITGASSMTNLAAFAHADAPLFLFHLLEWMGIDYELDVDELNDRWADPDNIDGWSQLVIKHTEDSVDRITHAPPTGIYELDGKGQMHYVRMQTHRRTVQFENRAFFLRISKPGDYRYEGADLGILVSPGRFMDEDFQLTRRAKQWIKGIRGFYRGDSDFGGEAAPELTGFKLL, from the coding sequence ATGACCACCGTGACCACGCCGTCGACCAGCCAGCAGCCGAACACGCCGGCGAGCCGGCCGACCAACATGGTCAAGTCCAAGCCGCTGACGAGCAATATCAGCAAGCGGAAGAAGAAGGGGACGCTGCACGGCATCTCCGAGATCCGACGCTACTTTTATCGCAACACCGAGCCCATCTATTTCATCAGTGCAACGAACTTCAACCTGCTTGGCATCGACGAGTGGGTCCGCAACTTCACGTACATCAACTACATCGACTGCTTCGACAAGCAGCACCCCAACGTGTTCGTGCCCGACGAGCGGCCGCACGAGCCGTTCGAGAGCATCGAGGACATCAACAACTACCTGCTACGCCACCCCGACGTGCGGGCGCTCATCAAGAACCGCGGCAAGGACCACAAGACCAACGGCAAGGCCGTGTTCCTGATGTTCGACGAGACCACCGAGAAGCTCTGCCGAGAGCTCGATCTTGAGGTCTGCTTTCCGCCGGCGTCGCTGCGCACCCAGGTCGACGACAAGATGGAGACCACGCGCATCGGCAACCGCGCCCGCGTGCACAGCGTGCCCAACAAGCTCGTACGCGTGAAGAGCTTCGAAGACCTTCGGAGCAAGACCAAGAAGCTCGGCGACGACGTGGTCATCCAAACCGCCTACGGCGACTCGGGCCACACGACCTTCTTCGTGAAGGACGAGGCCGACTTCGCCAAGCACGAGGCCGACATCACCAGCGCTCCCGAGGTCAAGGTAATGAAGCGCATCCGCTGCCGTGGTAGTGCGCTCGAGGCCTGCGTGACGCGGCACGGCACGATCGTCGGCCCGCTCATGACCGAGCTCGTGGGCTTCAAGGAGCTCACGCCCTATCGCGGTGGCTGGTGCGGCAACGAGGTGTTCGCCGGTGCGTTCGACAAGCGCATCCGCAAGAACGCTCGCCGTGCGGCCATGGCCTTTGGCGACGAACTCCGCGAGATGGGCTATCGCGGCTACTTCGAGATCGACTACCTGACCGACCTGGATACGGGCAAGGTCTACCTGGGCGAGTGCAACCCGCGCATCACGGGCGCCAGCAGCATGACGAACCTCGCCGCGTTCGCGCATGCCGACGCGCCGCTGTTCCTGTTCCACCTGCTTGAGTGGATGGGCATCGACTACGAGCTGGACGTCGACGAGCTCAACGACCGCTGGGCCGACCCGGACAACATCGATGGCTGGAGCCAGCTGGTCATCAAGCACACCGAGGACTCGGTCGACCGCATCACCCACGCACCGCCCACGGGCATCTACGAGCTCGATGGCAAGGGCCAGATGCATTACGTCCGGATGCAGACGCACCGGCGGACCGTGCAATTCGAGAACCGCGCCTTCTTCCTGCGCATCAGCAAGCCGGGCGATTACCGCTATGAAGGCGCCGACCTGGGCATCCTGGTCAGCCCGGGCCGCTTCATGGACGAGGACTTCCAGCTCACGCGGCGGGCGAAGCAGTGGATCAAGGGCATCCGCGGCTTCTACCGCGGCGACTCGGACTTCGGCGGAGAGGCCGCCCCCGAGCTGACGGGCTTCAAGCTTCTGTGA
- a CDS encoding FAD-dependent oxidoreductase, producing the protein MAASPQHRATPSVGIIGAGLAGLAAARALLAVGVLADVFDKGRGAGGRASTRRVDRDAGKITFDHGAQYFTARDERFVRVVDEWQRSDACAPWSGVVATVDEPVRITLKPDGPTRFVGTPGMNAIVAAMARDVPVRFSSTVERVRRSGDGWTIEGSAGELGTYDGLVVATPAPQAATLLADVPSLATRARSGDMRPCWAVMAAFEDRLPIHADGLFVNVSKNPLSWSARDSSKPGRPEGERWVLHAGPAWSEASIEYEREDVVAALLQAFGDALRVDVPPPTYAAAHRWRYALTQSEIDGGCMLDAEARIAVAGDWCHGGRVEGAYLSGLAAGERLAGLLDSPNVC; encoded by the coding sequence ATGGCGGCATCTCCGCAACATCGTGCGACGCCGAGCGTGGGCATCATCGGCGCGGGCCTGGCCGGGCTGGCGGCGGCGCGGGCGCTGTTGGCGGTGGGGGTCTTGGCCGATGTCTTCGATAAGGGGCGTGGCGCCGGAGGGCGGGCCTCGACGCGACGGGTCGATCGCGATGCGGGCAAGATCACCTTCGACCACGGCGCCCAGTACTTCACGGCCCGTGACGAGCGCTTCGTGCGCGTCGTCGACGAATGGCAACGCAGCGACGCCTGCGCTCCCTGGAGCGGCGTTGTCGCGACGGTCGACGAGCCCGTACGGATCACGCTCAAGCCCGATGGACCGACGCGGTTCGTCGGAACGCCCGGCATGAACGCGATCGTGGCGGCGATGGCACGAGACGTGCCGGTGCGGTTCTCGAGCACTGTCGAGCGCGTTCGGCGATCCGGGGACGGCTGGACGATCGAGGGGTCCGCTGGCGAGCTTGGTACGTACGACGGGCTGGTCGTTGCGACGCCTGCGCCACAAGCGGCAACGCTCCTGGCAGACGTACCAAGCCTGGCGACGCGCGCACGTTCCGGCGACATGCGGCCGTGCTGGGCGGTCATGGCGGCGTTCGAGGATCGGCTGCCCATCCACGCGGACGGTCTGTTCGTGAACGTCTCGAAGAATCCGCTGTCGTGGAGCGCGCGCGACTCGAGCAAGCCGGGCCGTCCCGAGGGCGAGCGATGGGTGCTGCATGCGGGGCCGGCGTGGAGCGAGGCAAGCATCGAGTACGAGCGTGAAGACGTCGTCGCTGCACTGCTGCAGGCCTTCGGTGATGCGCTGCGGGTCGACGTGCCCCCGCCAACGTACGCCGCTGCACACCGCTGGCGGTATGCGCTGACGCAATCAGAGATCGACGGCGGATGCATGTTGGATGCGGAAGCACGCATCGCCGTGGCGGGCGATTGGTGCCACGGCGGGCGCGTCGAGGGCGCCTACCTCAGCGGGCTGGCGGCGGGGGAGCGGCTCGCGGGCTTGCTGGATTCTCCGAACGTCTGCTGA
- a CDS encoding GC-type dockerin domain-anchored protein — MSVHAVRAALAGLTVAGLAFAQTPAELFEGPEHGWPGLAAVGSAESQVAWDPDGAGPEGEWLIVAGSFDEAGHVAAANLAAWDGQAWRALGDPDDRVTAVTVHQGELIVAGWFTEIGGTTAQRLARFDGSTWRAMAAPSFSGIVLDADSMPDGRLIVTGSFDSIDGIPAANVAAWDGAAWSALGDGIHELGSDILVEGSDVYVVGGETQFGRPAVDRWTGSGWASLTANLIGRQVNSIESWFGQLIIGGNFRTATSDAFHIARFDGAAWRPLLPGLGSPDRFVDDIEIYDDDIIVAGSFNQIGGQPIEHLARFDGSQWRRLRVDPDGGVNSLRVFGDDLIAVGGFQRFGEMDAFKIARWNGIDWRPMGTGIGRSVLAMQNFDDRLILGGHFTGAGQESASHIVAWDGESFQTLGLGLDGPVEHMTVLGDELVVSGPFTRAGFEFTNDVASWDGNAWRGFGDGPGDTPRAIAVYQGQLYAAGSTLIGRPSSLGIARWNGSGWEPVGTGFRSSVVRAMAVLADRLIVLGEFDGDPYGAIWDGTQWIEIPFDRFDPMPWAAKPYDHPDLGPVLLVTRDGAVSNGLWFFDGENWIPLRSGTAWSTAAYEGGLFLPTDGSGIRPIARLEGSEFSQFVDTLPPWADRFNPTSVAVFDDELYAGFSQFASDEHRSWARWTLNPCRVDLDGDGELTIFDLLAFQNLFQDGNPLADFDGDGEFTIFDFLTFQNEFDLGCD; from the coding sequence ATGTCTGTTCACGCCGTACGAGCGGCCCTCGCCGGACTGACCGTTGCGGGGCTCGCGTTCGCACAGACGCCCGCGGAGCTTTTCGAAGGCCCCGAGCACGGCTGGCCTGGGTTGGCTGCGGTGGGGTCGGCAGAGTCGCAGGTGGCCTGGGACCCCGATGGCGCTGGCCCGGAAGGCGAGTGGCTCATCGTCGCAGGCTCGTTCGACGAAGCTGGCCACGTGGCTGCGGCCAACCTGGCAGCGTGGGACGGACAGGCGTGGCGAGCGTTGGGCGACCCCGATGATCGCGTCACGGCGGTCACCGTCCACCAGGGCGAACTCATCGTCGCAGGCTGGTTCACCGAGATCGGCGGGACGACTGCCCAACGTCTCGCTCGATTCGACGGCAGCACCTGGCGGGCGATGGCCGCGCCCTCCTTCTCGGGCATCGTGCTCGATGCCGACTCCATGCCCGATGGTCGGCTGATCGTGACCGGCTCGTTCGATTCGATCGATGGCATACCCGCCGCCAACGTAGCCGCCTGGGATGGTGCCGCGTGGTCGGCCCTCGGCGATGGCATCCACGAACTTGGCAGCGACATCCTCGTCGAGGGCAGCGACGTCTACGTCGTAGGCGGTGAGACCCAGTTTGGCCGTCCGGCCGTCGACCGATGGACCGGATCCGGCTGGGCGAGTCTGACCGCAAATCTCATCGGCCGGCAAGTGAACTCCATCGAGAGTTGGTTCGGCCAACTCATCATTGGCGGCAACTTCCGCACCGCGACTTCCGATGCGTTCCACATCGCCCGATTCGATGGAGCCGCGTGGCGTCCGCTGCTGCCAGGACTAGGCTCGCCCGATCGTTTCGTGGACGACATCGAGATCTATGACGACGACATCATCGTCGCCGGCAGCTTTAATCAAATCGGCGGCCAGCCGATCGAACACCTCGCGCGGTTCGATGGCTCGCAGTGGCGTCGCCTGCGCGTTGATCCCGATGGGGGCGTCAATTCGCTCCGGGTCTTCGGCGATGATCTCATCGCAGTCGGCGGCTTCCAACGTTTCGGCGAGATGGACGCTTTCAAGATCGCCCGCTGGAACGGAATCGACTGGCGGCCCATGGGCACCGGCATCGGTCGGAGCGTCCTTGCCATGCAGAACTTCGACGATCGCCTCATCCTGGGCGGGCACTTCACCGGCGCCGGGCAAGAATCGGCCAGCCACATCGTCGCGTGGGACGGCGAGTCGTTCCAAACGCTCGGCTTGGGGCTCGATGGGCCCGTCGAACACATGACCGTGCTTGGCGACGAGCTCGTCGTGTCGGGTCCGTTTACGCGTGCGGGCTTCGAGTTCACCAACGACGTGGCCTCGTGGGACGGAAATGCGTGGCGTGGCTTCGGCGACGGCCCCGGCGACACGCCGCGTGCCATCGCGGTCTACCAGGGCCAGCTCTATGCCGCCGGAAGCACGCTCATCGGCCGCCCATCGAGCCTGGGCATTGCCCGCTGGAACGGGTCGGGGTGGGAGCCTGTCGGCACGGGGTTCCGTTCATCGGTCGTGCGCGCCATGGCCGTGCTCGCAGACCGCCTGATCGTCCTCGGCGAGTTCGACGGAGATCCGTATGGCGCGATCTGGGATGGAACGCAATGGATCGAGATTCCCTTTGATCGCTTCGATCCGATGCCCTGGGCGGCCAAGCCATACGACCACCCCGATCTCGGACCGGTCCTCTTGGTCACGCGCGACGGCGCGGTCAGCAACGGCTTGTGGTTCTTCGATGGCGAAAACTGGATCCCCCTGCGTTCGGGGACTGCGTGGTCGACGGCGGCATACGAGGGCGGACTCTTCCTGCCTACCGATGGCTCGGGCATCAGGCCGATCGCCAGGCTCGAGGGCTCCGAATTCTCGCAGTTCGTCGATACGCTCCCGCCCTGGGCGGATCGATTCAATCCAACCTCGGTGGCCGTGTTCGATGATGAGCTCTATGCAGGATTCTCGCAGTTCGCAAGCGACGAACACCGGAGTTGGGCGCGCTGGACGCTCAACCCCTGCCGCGTCGACCTCGACGGCGACGGCGAACTCACCATCTTCGACCTGCTCGCATTCCAGAACCTGTTCCAGGACGGCAACCCGCTGGCCGACTTCGACGGCGACGGCGAGTTCACGATCTTCGACTTCCTGACGTTCCAGAACGAGTTCGACCTGGGCTGCGACTAG
- a CDS encoding PQQ-dependent sugar dehydrogenase: MRAMRVGVGALSGMAIWFVSSQAALGQLPDPLPSSTVLELTTFATISTIDRSGAIDLDHCGDGSGRVFVSTNEGKIFVLDADGQQLGIFLDLNEPGVLSDFRDRFRLSTNGLSYIAFHPDYAMPGTAGEGKLYTMSMSETPGSRPPDYSGAALPTRPGDDAATYVVNEWTVDASDPNRIDTSSLREVIRFQFAGRVLDSHCVGQMMFDPYAQPGDEAYGLLHLGLGDMNTGSGNPNLQHVQDRDNPFGKMLRIDPLQNGADAYRVPEGNFHADGGPLLDDDGNTEEILAWGLRNPQNLCFVRGDDGRGRLVVFDIGNEDYEEINVVDNGDNHGWTRYDGPADGNLDTELRLPPGSTLTFPAAMYDHEIPNTPGALPTSQNTAIVGGFPVIDPDDPGFGEQLVYSDLARGAFFHTRVDELLSADAGGTQADVFVMNVSVDGSAPGAFVDILGVSRADPRFGRDEAGRVFVVSRVIDTIWVADLVIDGAEPCYADCDGSGSLDVFDFLCFQNAFDAGDPAADCDGSGGIDLFDFLCFQNAFDDGC; encoded by the coding sequence ATGCGTGCGATGCGAGTCGGTGTTGGGGCGTTGTCGGGCATGGCTATTTGGTTCGTTTCGAGCCAGGCGGCTCTCGGGCAGTTGCCCGACCCGCTGCCATCGTCGACGGTACTGGAACTCACGACATTTGCAACCATCTCGACCATCGATCGGTCCGGGGCGATCGATCTGGACCACTGCGGCGACGGGTCGGGGCGGGTGTTCGTGAGCACGAACGAGGGCAAGATCTTCGTCCTCGACGCCGACGGGCAGCAGCTCGGCATCTTCCTCGACCTCAACGAGCCGGGCGTGCTGAGCGACTTTCGAGATCGATTCCGCTTGTCGACGAACGGATTGTCCTACATCGCGTTCCATCCGGACTACGCCATGCCTGGGACAGCGGGCGAGGGCAAGCTCTACACGATGTCGATGAGCGAGACGCCCGGCTCGCGACCGCCGGACTACAGCGGCGCCGCCTTACCCACGAGGCCGGGCGACGACGCGGCGACGTATGTGGTCAATGAATGGACGGTCGACGCGAGCGATCCCAATCGGATCGACACGAGTTCCCTCCGGGAGGTCATCCGCTTCCAGTTCGCCGGACGGGTGCTCGATTCGCATTGTGTCGGGCAGATGATGTTTGATCCGTATGCGCAGCCGGGCGACGAGGCGTACGGCCTCCTGCACCTGGGTCTCGGTGATATGAACACGGGCTCGGGCAACCCCAACTTGCAGCACGTGCAGGATCGTGACAATCCCTTCGGCAAGATGCTGCGCATCGACCCGCTGCAGAACGGCGCCGACGCCTACCGGGTCCCCGAGGGAAACTTCCATGCCGATGGGGGACCGCTGCTGGACGACGACGGCAACACCGAAGAGATCCTCGCGTGGGGCCTGCGCAATCCCCAGAACCTCTGCTTCGTGCGGGGCGATGATGGACGAGGGCGGCTGGTAGTCTTCGACATCGGCAACGAGGACTACGAGGAGATCAACGTCGTTGACAACGGCGACAACCACGGCTGGACGCGGTACGACGGACCGGCCGACGGCAACCTCGACACCGAGCTTCGGCTGCCACCCGGATCGACGCTCACCTTTCCCGCGGCGATGTACGACCACGAGATTCCCAACACGCCCGGAGCCCTGCCGACGAGCCAGAACACCGCCATCGTCGGCGGCTTCCCGGTGATCGATCCCGACGATCCGGGCTTCGGCGAGCAGTTGGTCTACAGCGACCTGGCGCGTGGCGCCTTCTTCCATACCCGCGTGGACGAGCTCTTGAGCGCTGATGCTGGCGGCACGCAGGCCGACGTCTTCGTGATGAACGTCAGCGTCGACGGCAGCGCCCCGGGGGCGTTCGTCGACATCCTGGGCGTTTCGCGAGCCGATCCGAGGTTTGGACGCGATGAAGCCGGCCGCGTGTTCGTGGTCAGCCGCGTGATCGACACGATCTGGGTGGCCGATCTGGTAATCGACGGCGCCGAGCCCTGCTACGCCGACTGCGACGGCAGCGGCTCGCTCGACGTGTTCGACTTCTTGTGCTTCCAGAACGCGTTCGACGCGGGTGATCCGGCCGCCGACTGCGATGGCAGTGGCGGCATCGATCTGTTCGACTTCCTGTGCTTCCAGAACGCGTTCGACGACGGTTGCTGA
- a CDS encoding aminotransferase class I/II-fold pyridoxal phosphate-dependent enzyme produces the protein MTQAGTQPESSPGDARPQRQRGRQYSAFQLRMDTWNELQVRTTWLREMTRAGQDAAEPRALVGQSLEVLASLEPYWAFPGPARMDELTRLHQGGATGELADRVASVSRLLIGDAYRERGGAAFDEPGRDHRNGGQDAEARARVRGRPYFEVLFVDGADAYDHDSLRDGLGACRRDSDEFVYDVVTVPSAQDAVIAVLFNPTIQAVFLRYNFGFFTQSNHPALRRYLDALSAENMPNSYGLNRSLHLASVLKKLRPELDLYLVTDTPLDSVAGNVGSAFRRTFYRLEQYMEQHLSILRGVRERFETPFFDALRKYAAKPTGVFHALPIARGKSMTTSHWAKDFHDFYGPNIFLAETSATSGGLDSLSQPRGPIRKAQEAAARAFGARQTFFVTNGTSTANKIVQQALVQPGDIVLVDRDCHKSHHYAFVLAGAHPVYLDSYPLQKYTMYGAVPLEEIEKQLLALKDAGKLDRVRMLVLTNCTFDGLTYDPARVMQRILAIKPDMIFLWDEAWFGYARFSPTLRRRTAMDAASRLRKMYRSDDYRKAYANRSEADGPMADPGEVRVRVYATQSTHKTLTSLRQGSMIHVYDEDFEQRASAALLEALMTHTSTSPNYQIIASLDAGRRQVELEGYELVEKTIDLAMTLRKRVNEHPDISRFFRVLRPADMIPAEHRPSGLEFYYHPEQGWGRMDAAWREDEFTLDPTRVTLEVCATGIDGDTLRHMLMDRYDIQINKTSRNSMLFMPNIGTTRGDVAYLIETLADISRRVEDQLSTESSAGLSLHTQKVDSLLEGPPLPNFSRFHDAFRDKDSSTPEGDLRRAFFLAYDEDNTAWVKLDRDLLRQIKDGREFVSATFVTPYPPGFPILVPGQVFSAEIIAYLLALDVKEIHGYHTTYGLRVFEEHVLES, from the coding sequence ATGACCCAGGCCGGCACGCAGCCCGAATCTTCGCCCGGCGATGCACGCCCGCAGCGGCAGCGCGGCCGCCAGTACAGCGCCTTCCAACTGCGCATGGATACCTGGAACGAGCTGCAGGTTCGTACCACGTGGCTTCGTGAGATGACCCGCGCGGGCCAGGACGCCGCCGAGCCCCGCGCGCTGGTCGGCCAGAGCCTGGAGGTGCTCGCGAGCCTCGAGCCGTACTGGGCGTTCCCGGGCCCGGCCCGCATGGACGAATTGACCCGCCTGCACCAGGGCGGCGCGACGGGCGAGCTGGCCGACCGCGTTGCCAGCGTCAGTCGCCTCCTCATCGGGGATGCATACCGAGAGCGCGGCGGTGCGGCCTTCGACGAACCGGGGCGAGATCATCGCAACGGCGGCCAGGACGCCGAGGCCCGCGCACGGGTGCGCGGACGTCCGTACTTCGAGGTACTGTTCGTCGACGGCGCCGACGCCTACGACCACGATTCGCTGCGCGACGGACTCGGCGCATGCCGGCGCGACTCGGATGAGTTCGTGTACGACGTCGTCACGGTGCCGAGCGCCCAGGACGCCGTCATCGCGGTGCTGTTCAACCCGACCATCCAGGCCGTCTTCCTGCGGTACAACTTCGGCTTCTTCACGCAGAGCAACCACCCGGCCCTGCGGCGATACCTCGATGCGCTCTCGGCCGAGAACATGCCCAACAGCTACGGGCTCAACCGCAGCCTGCACCTGGCGAGCGTGCTCAAGAAGCTCCGCCCCGAACTCGATCTGTACCTCGTCACCGATACGCCGCTCGACTCGGTGGCCGGAAACGTGGGCAGCGCCTTCCGCCGGACGTTCTACCGGCTCGAGCAATACATGGAGCAACACCTGAGCATCCTGCGGGGCGTCCGCGAGCGGTTCGAGACGCCGTTCTTCGATGCGCTCCGCAAGTATGCGGCCAAGCCGACCGGCGTGTTCCATGCCCTGCCCATCGCCCGCGGCAAGAGCATGACGACCAGCCATTGGGCCAAGGACTTCCACGACTTCTACGGACCCAACATCTTCCTGGCCGAAACGAGCGCGACGAGCGGCGGGCTCGACTCGCTGTCGCAGCCGCGCGGCCCTATTCGCAAGGCCCAGGAGGCCGCGGCCCGCGCCTTCGGCGCCAGGCAGACGTTCTTCGTCACCAACGGCACGTCGACGGCCAACAAGATCGTGCAGCAGGCTCTGGTGCAGCCGGGCGACATCGTGCTGGTCGACCGCGACTGCCACAAGAGCCACCACTACGCGTTCGTGCTGGCCGGTGCGCACCCGGTGTACCTCGACTCGTATCCGCTGCAGAAGTACACGATGTACGGGGCCGTGCCGCTCGAAGAGATCGAGAAGCAGCTGCTCGCCCTGAAGGACGCCGGCAAGCTCGACCGCGTGCGCATGCTCGTGCTGACCAACTGCACGTTCGACGGGCTGACGTACGACCCTGCTCGCGTCATGCAGCGCATCTTGGCGATCAAGCCCGACATGATCTTCCTGTGGGACGAGGCGTGGTTCGGCTACGCCCGATTCAGCCCGACGCTGCGTCGCCGGACGGCCATGGACGCCGCCAGCCGACTGCGCAAGATGTACCGCAGCGACGACTATCGCAAGGCCTACGCAAACCGCTCCGAGGCCGACGGCCCGATGGCCGACCCGGGCGAGGTCCGCGTCCGCGTCTATGCGACGCAATCGACGCACAAGACGCTTACGAGCCTCCGGCAGGGCTCGATGATCCACGTCTACGACGAAGACTTCGAGCAGCGCGCGAGTGCGGCCTTGCTCGAGGCGCTCATGACGCACACGTCGACCTCGCCCAACTACCAGATCATCGCCTCGCTCGATGCCGGCCGACGGCAGGTCGAACTCGAGGGCTACGAGCTTGTTGAGAAGACCATCGACCTGGCCATGACGCTGCGAAAGCGCGTCAATGAGCACCCCGACATCTCGCGATTCTTCCGCGTGCTGCGGCCGGCCGACATGATCCCGGCCGAGCACCGGCCAAGCGGGCTCGAGTTCTACTACCACCCCGAGCAGGGCTGGGGCAGGATGGACGCGGCCTGGCGCGAGGACGAGTTCACGCTCGACCCCACGCGCGTAACACTCGAGGTGTGCGCGACGGGCATCGACGGCGACACGCTTCGGCACATGCTGATGGATCGCTACGACATCCAGATCAACAAGACCTCGCGCAACTCGATGCTCTTCATGCCCAACATCGGCACGACGCGGGGCGACGTGGCGTACCTCATCGAGACGCTGGCCGATATCTCGCGCCGAGTGGAAGACCAGCTCAGCACTGAAAGCAGCGCGGGGCTGAGCCTGCACACGCAGAAGGTCGATTCGCTGCTCGAGGGTCCGCCGCTCCCGAACTTCAGCCGCTTCCACGACGCGTTCCGCGACAAAGATTCATCGACGCCAGAGGGCGACCTGCGGCGTGCCTTCTTCCTCGCGTACGACGAGGACAACACGGCCTGGGTAAAGCTCGACCGCGACCTGCTTCGGCAGATCAAGGACGGCCGCGAGTTCGTCTCGGCCACGTTCGTCACGCCCTATCCGCCGGGATTCCCCATCCTCGTGCCGGGGCAGGTGTTCAGCGCCGAGATCATCGCCTACCTCCTCGCGCTGGACGTGAAGGAGATCCACGGCTATCACACTACGTACGGCCTGCGCGTGTTCGAGGAGCACGTGCTGGAGTCGTAG